In Fictibacillus halophilus, a single genomic region encodes these proteins:
- the purD gene encoding phosphoribosylamine--glycine ligase, producing MNVLVIGKGGREHALVWKFANSPSVTQVFAAPGNPGMAQQATCVSIKETNIDELITFAKTNKIGLTFVGPEVPLLEGIVDRFTEEGLVIFGPSKAAAEIEGSKSFAKDLMKKYDIPTAASETFTNYNEALAYVREKGAPIVLKADGLAAGKGVIVAMTLEEAEEGLHELMVDKRFGSASETVVVEEFLEGEEFSLMSFVHDEIVLPMEIAQDHKRAYDGDKGPNTGGMGAYSPVPQISDADIQKAIKEIVQPTVSAMKQEGTPFTGILYAGLILTKNGPKVIEFNARFGDPETQVILPRLQNDLADLLLSLLNGKKPELKWSEESVLGVVLASDGYPVSSSKPQAITGLENISGDSTVFHAGTKRENESLLTDGGRVLLVVSKGHSLSEAQDNVYREMKKITCEGSFYRKDIGFRAISHVSS from the coding sequence ATGAACGTTCTTGTAATCGGCAAAGGTGGACGTGAACATGCGCTCGTGTGGAAGTTTGCCAACAGCCCGAGCGTCACACAAGTGTTTGCTGCACCAGGAAACCCAGGCATGGCTCAACAAGCAACATGTGTTTCCATCAAAGAAACCAACATCGATGAGCTTATAACTTTTGCAAAAACAAACAAAATAGGGTTAACATTCGTTGGACCTGAAGTCCCTTTACTAGAAGGCATCGTAGATCGTTTCACAGAAGAAGGCCTTGTTATCTTCGGTCCGTCTAAAGCAGCAGCAGAGATCGAAGGCTCAAAATCGTTCGCGAAGGATCTTATGAAAAAGTATGACATCCCAACAGCTGCTTCTGAAACGTTTACGAATTACAATGAAGCTCTAGCATATGTTCGAGAAAAAGGAGCACCAATCGTGTTGAAAGCGGACGGGCTTGCGGCAGGTAAAGGTGTCATTGTGGCAATGACCTTAGAAGAAGCGGAAGAGGGTCTACATGAGCTGATGGTGGACAAACGCTTTGGTTCTGCGAGTGAAACGGTAGTTGTTGAAGAATTCTTGGAAGGGGAAGAATTTTCGTTAATGTCTTTCGTGCATGACGAGATTGTCCTTCCGATGGAAATCGCACAAGATCATAAACGTGCGTATGACGGAGATAAGGGACCGAACACAGGTGGGATGGGGGCTTACTCACCCGTTCCTCAAATTTCTGACGCTGACATCCAAAAAGCGATAAAAGAGATCGTTCAGCCAACCGTTTCTGCGATGAAACAAGAAGGCACTCCTTTTACAGGGATTCTTTATGCGGGCTTAATCTTAACAAAGAATGGTCCGAAAGTGATCGAGTTTAACGCGCGCTTCGGTGACCCGGAAACACAAGTGATTCTGCCGCGCTTGCAAAATGATCTAGCTGATCTTCTTTTATCCCTTTTAAACGGCAAAAAGCCGGAACTTAAATGGTCTGAAGAATCCGTACTAGGTGTTGTTCTTGCATCCGATGGTTACCCGGTTTCTTCTTCAAAACCTCAAGCGATCACGGGGCTAGAAAACATTTCAGGTGATTCTACCGTTTTTCATGCTGGTACGAAAAGAGAAAATGAATCTCTTTTAACTGATGGTGGCCGGGTGTTATTGGTAGTCTCTAAAGGACATTCACTAAGTGAAGCTCAGGACAACGTCTACAGAGAAATGAAGAAAATCACGTGCGAAGGCTCTTTTTATCGAAAAGATATCGGGTTTCGAGCTATTTCGCACGTCTCTTCTTAA
- a CDS encoding EYxxD motif small membrane protein, whose product MSYEYLMDTAFLYILLIGGIIAISFVFIKKRRAK is encoded by the coding sequence ATGAGTTATGAATACTTAATGGATACTGCTTTTCTTTATATCTTGCTTATCGGCGGAATCATCGCCATCTCGTTTGTATTTATTAAGAAGAGACGTGCGAAATAG
- a CDS encoding YgaP family membrane protein yields the protein MRQNIGLVNSMIRIIAGLTLLSVYTAKLTRKPYKESYILMILMGAMKVAEGIVRYCPVTDLLHKSKEMNDMDLGNIAEEGSPFNPS from the coding sequence ATGAGACAAAATATTGGTTTAGTTAATAGTATGATTCGTATTATTGCGGGTCTGACACTGCTTTCTGTTTATACAGCAAAGCTGACAAGAAAGCCTTACAAAGAGTCATACATCCTTATGATCTTAATGGGTGCGATGAAAGTAGCAGAAGGAATCGTTCGCTACTGCCCAGTGACTGACCTTCTTCACAAAAGCAAAGAAATGAACGACATGGATCTTGGTAACATCGCGGAAGAAGGTTCGCCGTTCAACCCTTCATAA
- a CDS encoding MFS transporter: MPTHSLLKGNRPLFSLLVVVFITHLGSYLVLPVLPILLKVETGLTAAQIGFTLAVISIFMQVGSVVGGVFADRTGRRFIIALGALIRAGGLIGFAYFSTYSLILLTAAISGLGLGLNAPSTKAFISSLVKADMRSTAFSLRGIFANIGMAIAGLTVFALFTGSSKLIFITAAVIYLGASVISWFFLPAGCGDENCREVKWSEYRQALKNIPFLVFVMATIFVWALYVQFALVLPLRAENVLSNGKDISIIWTINSITVILAQTLITKNIIRNIHPLTSVGIGAICIGSALGSLYFANTLFFFVFTGIIFITGEMLIMPTLDTSISQLAAARFLGMFFGLASVFTGIGEAIGNSIGGRLFEVADGGQSAVPYVTYVIAGFVIFIGMQLLRRWNPLSIIQPPKLMPTAAPNTDSATSHPNPINEG; the protein is encoded by the coding sequence ATGCCCACTCATTCTTTACTAAAAGGCAACAGACCTCTGTTCAGTTTATTGGTCGTTGTCTTTATTACCCATCTTGGCTCGTATCTTGTCTTGCCTGTTCTTCCTATCCTCTTAAAAGTGGAAACCGGACTAACAGCGGCACAGATTGGTTTTACTCTCGCTGTTATCTCGATCTTCATGCAAGTCGGAAGTGTGGTCGGAGGCGTATTCGCTGATCGGACAGGAAGACGCTTCATCATCGCACTTGGTGCTTTAATACGGGCTGGCGGGCTGATAGGTTTCGCTTATTTTTCAACTTATTCACTGATCCTTTTAACAGCTGCGATCTCTGGGTTAGGTCTTGGGCTTAATGCCCCTTCTACAAAAGCTTTTATTTCTTCACTCGTTAAGGCGGACATGAGATCTACTGCTTTTTCGTTGCGCGGTATTTTTGCCAATATTGGAATGGCCATTGCTGGATTAACTGTGTTCGCTTTATTTACAGGAAGTTCGAAACTTATCTTTATCACCGCTGCTGTTATTTATTTAGGAGCAAGCGTGATCAGTTGGTTCTTCTTGCCTGCAGGGTGTGGGGACGAAAATTGCCGGGAAGTAAAGTGGAGTGAATATCGACAAGCTTTGAAGAACATACCTTTTCTTGTTTTTGTGATGGCTACCATTTTTGTTTGGGCGCTTTACGTACAGTTTGCACTCGTGCTCCCGCTTCGAGCTGAAAATGTCCTGTCCAATGGAAAAGACATCAGCATCATCTGGACCATCAACAGCATCACGGTCATATTAGCTCAAACGCTTATAACAAAAAATATTATCCGAAACATTCATCCCTTGACTTCTGTTGGTATAGGGGCGATCTGTATCGGATCAGCTCTCGGAAGTTTATATTTTGCGAACACTTTATTTTTCTTTGTTTTTACCGGAATCATCTTTATCACTGGTGAGATGCTGATCATGCCAACGTTGGATACGTCGATCTCACAGCTTGCGGCTGCCCGGTTTCTTGGGATGTTCTTTGGATTAGCCAGCGTTTTCACAGGGATTGGGGAAGCGATTGGAAATTCAATCGGAGGACGTTTGTTTGAAGTGGCAGATGGCGGACAAAGTGCTGTTCCTTATGTAACATACGTGATAGCAGGATTTGTCATTTTTATAGGGATGCAGTTGTTGCGCCGGTGGAATCCGTTGTCTATCATACAGCCGCCTAAACTCATGCCAACGGCAGCTCCGAACACGGATTCAGCCACATCTCATCCAAATCCAATTAATGAAGGCTGA